One stretch of Indicator indicator isolate 239-I01 chromosome 36, UM_Iind_1.1, whole genome shotgun sequence DNA includes these proteins:
- the MAU2 gene encoding MAU2 chromatid cohesion factor homolog — MAAVAAGASGSAAGAAPQQQPPPQQQSQPAPGGAAGSGEAGGGGGGGAGGGGGAGGGAGPAPGSGSGGGAAGGESWYLALLGLAEHFRTSSPPKVRLCVHCLQAVLPRKPPARMEARTHLQLGSVLYHHTRNGDQARGHLEKAWLISQQIPQFEDVKFEAASLLSELYCQENSVDTAKPLLRKAIQISQQTPYWHCRLLFQLAQLHTLEKDLVSACDLLGVGAEYARVVGSEYTRALFLLSKGMLLLMERKLQEVHPLLTLCGQIVENWQGNPIQKESLRVFFLVLQVTHYLDAGQVKSVKPCLKQLQQCIQTISTLHDDEILPSNPADLFHWLPKEHMCVLVYLVTVMHSMQAGYLEKAQKYTDKALMQLEKLKMLDCSPILSSFQVILLEHIIMCRLVTGHKATALQEISQVCQLCQQSPRLFSNHAAQLHTLLGLYCISVNCMDNAEAQFTTALRLTTHQELWAFIVTNLASVYIREGNRHQELYSLLERINPDHNFPVSSHCLRAAAFYIRGLFSFFQGRYNEAKRFLRETLKMSNAEDLNRLTACSLVLLGHIFYVLGNHRESNNMVVPAMQLASKIPDMSVQLWSSALLRDLNKACGNAMDAHEAAQMHQNFSQQLLQDHIEACSLPEHNLITWTDGPPPVQFQAQNGPTTSLASLL; from the exons AtggcggcggtggcggcgggcGCGTCTGGCTCGGCGGCCGGCGCGGCCCCTCAGCAGCAACCGCCGCCTCAGCAACAGTCGCAGCCGGCGCCGGGCGGTGCCGCGGGCTCGGGGGAAGCGGGTGGCGGAGGTGGCGGAGGGGCCGGCggaggaggaggtgctggcGGAGGTGCTGGGCCCGCACCGGGGTCGGGGTCGGGAGGCGGTGCGGCCGGGGGCGAGTCGTGGTACCTGGCGTTGTTGGGCCTGGCCGAGCACTTCCGTACGTCCAGCCCGCCCAAGGTGCGGCTCTGCGTGCACTGCCTGCAGGCCGTGCTGCCCCGCAAGCCCCCGGCCCGGATGGAGGCCCGCACCCACCTCCAGCTCGGCTCCGTTCTCTATCACCACACCCGCAATGGGGACCAGGCCCGCGGGCACCTGGAGAAAGCG TGGTTGATATCTCAGCAA ATCCCTCAGTTTGAAGATGTTAAGTTCGAGGCAGCCAGCCTCCTGTCCGAGCTGTATTGCCAGGAG AACTCAGTGGACACAGCCAAGCCTCTGTTACGCAAAGCCATCCAGATCTCCCAGCAGACTCCCTACTGGCACTGTCGGCTGCTTTTTCAACTTGCA CAACTACACACACTTGAAAAAGATTTGGTGTCTGCCTGTGACCTGCTGGGAGTTGGAGCAGAGTACGCCCGGGTGGTAGGATCAGAGTACACCAG GGCACTGTTTCTGCTGAGCAAGGGGATG CTGCTTCTCATGGAAAGGAAGCTGCAGGAAGTGCACCCTCTCCTCACTCTCTGTGGGCAGATTGTGGAGAACTGGCAAGGAAACCCCATCCAGAAGGAGTCCTTGAGGGtcttcttcctggtgctgcaggTCACACACTACCTGGATGCAGGGCAG GTGAAGAGTGTGAAGCCCTGcctgaagcagctgcagcagtgcatcCAAACCATCTCCACCCTGCACGACGATGAGATCCTGCCCAGCAACCCTGCAGACCTCTTCCACTGGCTGCCCAAGGAGCACATGTGTGTGCTTGTCTACTTG GTGACAGTGATGCATTCCATGCAAGCAGGAtacctggagaaggctcagaaGTACACAGACAAAGCACTCATGCAGCTAGAGAAGCTAAAAA TGCTGGACTGCAGCCCCATCCTGTCATCATTCCAAGTGATCCTGCTGGAACACATCATCATGTGCAGGCTGGTCACAGGCCACaaagccacagccctgcaggag ATCTCCCAggtctgccagctctgccagcagtctCCCAGACTCTTCTCCAACCATGCTGCCCAGCTACACACTCTATTA gGGCTCTACTGCATTTCTGTCAACTGCATGGACAACGCAGAAGCACAATTTACTACAGCACTGAGG CTCACCACACATCAGGAACTGTGGGCATTTATTGTGACAAACTTGGCCAGTGTCTACATCAGGGAAGGCAACAGGCACCAAGAG CTCTACAGCTTATTGGAAAGGATAAATCCAGACCATAATTTTCCTGTGAG ctctcactGTCTCCGGGCAGCAGCTTTCTACATCCgaggtctcttctccttctttcaaGGAAGATACAACGAGGCAAA ACGATTTCTGCGGGAGACGCTGAAGATGTCGAATGCAGAAGACTTGAATCGATTAACAGCCTGCTCCCTGGTGCTCCTGGGGCACATATTCTATGTCTTAGGGAATCACAGG gaaAGCAATAACATGGTGGTGCCAGCCATGCAGCTTGCAAGCAAGATCCCAGATATGTCTGTGCAGCTCTGGTCCTCAGCCCTCTTGAGAG ACCTGAACAAAGCCTGTGGCAATGCCATGGATGCACATGAGGCAGCTCAGATGCATCAGAacttctcccagcagctcctccaggacCACATTGAAGCCTGCAGTCTTCCAGAACACAATCTCATCACG TGGACAGATGGACCACCTCCTGTACAGTTCCAGGCACAGAATGGACCCACCACCAGCTTGGCCAGTCTCCTGTGA